The following proteins are encoded in a genomic region of Oreochromis aureus strain Israel breed Guangdong linkage group 8, ZZ_aureus, whole genome shotgun sequence:
- the LOC116330276 gene encoding cytochrome c oxidase assembly protein COX19 codes for MSTAMNFGSKTFKPRPPDKGSFPLDHFGECKAFKEKFMKCLRENNYDNSMCRLQSKDYLECRMDHQLMTKEPLEKLGFKDLMDPPPSQAGKDNKA; via the exons ATGTCTACCGCTATGAATTTCGGGTCGAAGACTTTTAAACCTCGGCCTCCGGACAAAGGCTCGTTCCCTCTGGATCATTTCG GAGAGTGTAAAGCCTTCAAAGAAAAGTTCATGAAATGTCTCAGAGAGAACAACTATGACAACTCCATGTGCCGACTGCAGTCCAAAGACTACCTGGAGTGCCGAATGGACCA tcagcTGATGACCAAGGAGCCTCTGGAGAAACTGGGATTTAAGGACCTGATGGATCCTCCCCCCAGCCAAGCAGGCAAAGACAACAAAGCCTGA